Proteins found in one Geomonas subterranea genomic segment:
- the trpA gene encoding tryptophan synthase subunit alpha, with product MSRIADRFAALKARGEKALVTFVTAGDPDLASTEQVVLELEKAGADLIELGVPFSDPMADGPTIQLSSDRALAAGTTLPGILEMVARLRTRTQIPVVLMGYFNPIFAYGAERFACDAAKAGVDALLVVDLPPEEAAELKDHTDRCGLDLIFLLTPTSDTSRVDSVARLGSGFIYYVSVTGVTGARTAVADTLAGRVTEVRNALDLPLVVGFGISTPEQAGQVASVADGVVVGSVLVKFFEKYQGEELLRELSSFVSALKQGVLQGVQK from the coding sequence ATGAGCAGGATTGCCGATAGATTCGCAGCACTGAAAGCACGCGGGGAAAAGGCGCTGGTGACCTTCGTCACCGCCGGCGACCCCGACCTCGCCAGCACCGAGCAGGTCGTGCTGGAACTGGAGAAGGCGGGCGCCGACCTGATCGAACTCGGGGTTCCCTTCTCCGATCCCATGGCCGACGGTCCGACCATCCAGCTCTCCTCCGACCGCGCCCTGGCGGCGGGGACCACCCTGCCGGGGATCCTGGAGATGGTGGCCCGGCTCAGGACCCGCACCCAGATCCCCGTCGTCCTCATGGGGTATTTCAACCCGATCTTCGCCTACGGTGCCGAGCGTTTCGCCTGCGACGCCGCCAAGGCCGGGGTGGACGCCCTGCTGGTGGTCGACCTTCCCCCCGAGGAGGCGGCCGAGCTGAAGGATCATACCGACCGCTGCGGGCTGGACCTGATCTTCCTGCTGACCCCCACCTCAGACACCTCCCGCGTCGACTCTGTGGCCCGCCTGGGCTCCGGCTTCATCTACTACGTCTCGGTCACCGGGGTGACCGGCGCGAGGACCGCGGTCGCCGATACGCTGGCAGGACGCGTGACCGAGGTGCGTAACGCCCTGGACCTCCCCCTCGTGGTGGGCTTCGGCATCTCCACTCCGGAGCAGGCCGGCCAGGTCGCCAGCGTCGCAGACGGCGTGGTGGTGGGGAGTGTCCTGGTGAAGTTTTTCGAGAAGTACCAGGGGGAGGAGCTCCTGCGTGAACTCTCCTCGTTCGTATCCGCTTTAAAACAAGGGGTGCTGCAAGGGGTGCAGAAATAA
- the accD gene encoding acetyl-CoA carboxylase, carboxyltransferase subunit beta: protein MAWFKRDNPPMAKAGEHKVKVPEGLWTKCVSCGETIYTKDIESNLNVCPKCGHHYRISTKKRIELLIDEGTFTEFDAGIVSVDFLEFKDSKSYQDRIDQAVAKGGSKDAIVCGSGKIEGTPVQICVFDFAFMGGSMGSVVGEKITRGIERALQEGTPCIIVSASGGARMQESILSLMQMAKTSAALAKLREAGLPFVSILTDPTTGGVTASFAMLGDINMAEPKALIGFAGPRVIEQTIRQKLPQGFQRSEYLLDHGMVDVIVERAKMKSQLSSILKMLYRN, encoded by the coding sequence ATGGCTTGGTTCAAAAGGGATAATCCGCCGATGGCGAAGGCTGGGGAGCACAAGGTTAAGGTACCGGAAGGGCTCTGGACGAAGTGCGTCAGCTGCGGAGAGACCATCTACACGAAGGACATCGAGAGCAACCTGAACGTCTGCCCGAAGTGCGGCCATCACTACCGCATCTCGACCAAGAAGAGGATCGAGCTGCTCATCGACGAGGGGACCTTCACCGAATTCGACGCAGGCATTGTCTCCGTCGACTTCCTGGAGTTCAAGGACAGCAAGAGCTACCAGGACCGCATCGACCAGGCCGTCGCCAAAGGCGGCAGCAAGGACGCCATCGTCTGCGGTTCCGGCAAGATCGAAGGGACCCCGGTGCAGATCTGCGTCTTCGACTTCGCCTTCATGGGCGGTTCCATGGGTAGCGTGGTGGGCGAGAAGATCACCCGCGGCATCGAGCGCGCCCTGCAGGAGGGCACCCCGTGCATCATCGTCTCCGCCTCCGGCGGCGCCAGGATGCAGGAGAGCATCCTGTCGCTCATGCAGATGGCGAAGACCTCGGCGGCTCTCGCCAAGCTTCGCGAAGCCGGGCTTCCCTTCGTTTCCATCCTGACCGACCCGACCACCGGCGGCGTCACCGCGAGCTTCGCGATGCTGGGCGACATCAACATGGCCGAGCCCAAGGCGCTGATCGGTTTCGCGGGGCCCCGCGTCATCGAGCAGACCATCCGCCAGAAACTCCCCCAGGGGTTCCAGCGTTCCGAGTATCTCCTCGACCACGGCATGGTGGACGTCATCGTGGAGCGCGCCAAGATGAAGTCGCAGCTTTCCAGCATCCTCAAAATGCTCTACAGAAACTAA
- a CDS encoding bifunctional folylpolyglutamate synthase/dihydrofolate synthase, which translates to MTYAETLAHIYALGRFGIKPGLDRITRLLAALGNPQDVFKAVHVVGTNGKGSTASFLSSILKAGGYRTGLFTSPHLISFTERIQINGVEIGEADVVRFAGAVMAVAPEETTFFEIVTALAILHFAEAGVEVAIFEAGMGGRLDATNVLQGVLCAIAPISLEHTDYLGKTIEDIAAEKAGICKPGAPILSARQDRDAQFMIEHQAAHIGAPLYRQGESFDAFWLDGLLNYRGIGVTLDALSCGIHGHYQSGNAALALASAELMRAIGFPVTPQAMIAGVASARWPGRMELFPGPPRLLLDGAHNPAGAVALAEALADFPRRRLFLVAGVMADKELSGILAPLLPLADRVFAVAPALDRALPAGELAMYCFGAGVEAMEAGSVAEGIELARNLAQDDDLILVCGSLFTVGEARSHLKSRNFEPFRG; encoded by the coding sequence ATGACCTATGCGGAAACGCTCGCGCACATCTATGCCCTCGGCCGGTTCGGCATCAAGCCCGGACTCGACAGGATCACACGCCTGCTGGCCGCGCTGGGCAATCCGCAGGATGTCTTCAAGGCCGTCCACGTGGTCGGCACCAACGGCAAGGGGTCCACGGCTTCCTTTCTAAGCTCCATTCTCAAAGCAGGCGGCTACCGGACGGGACTCTTCACCTCTCCGCACCTGATCTCCTTCACCGAGCGCATCCAGATCAACGGCGTCGAGATAGGGGAGGCGGACGTGGTCCGCTTCGCCGGGGCGGTCATGGCGGTCGCCCCCGAGGAGACCACCTTCTTCGAGATCGTGACGGCGCTCGCCATCCTCCATTTCGCCGAAGCGGGCGTGGAGGTCGCCATCTTCGAGGCGGGTATGGGGGGACGGCTCGACGCCACCAACGTCTTGCAGGGGGTGCTCTGCGCCATCGCGCCGATCTCCCTGGAACATACCGATTACCTTGGCAAAACCATCGAGGATATCGCCGCCGAGAAGGCAGGGATCTGCAAGCCCGGGGCGCCCATCCTGTCGGCACGCCAGGACCGCGACGCGCAGTTCATGATCGAACACCAGGCGGCCCACATCGGCGCTCCGCTTTACCGCCAGGGGGAGTCGTTCGACGCCTTCTGGCTGGACGGCCTGCTCAACTACCGCGGCATCGGCGTCACGCTGGACGCTCTTTCCTGCGGCATTCACGGGCACTACCAAAGCGGCAACGCCGCCCTGGCGCTCGCCTCGGCGGAGCTCATGCGCGCGATCGGTTTCCCGGTCACTCCCCAGGCGATGATCGCCGGCGTGGCCAGCGCCCGCTGGCCCGGCAGGATGGAACTCTTTCCCGGCCCGCCCCGTCTGCTGCTTGACGGAGCCCACAACCCCGCGGGGGCTGTCGCCCTGGCCGAGGCGCTCGCCGATTTCCCGCGCCGGCGGCTTTTCCTGGTGGCCGGCGTCATGGCGGACAAGGAACTTTCTGGCATACTGGCGCCGTTACTGCCGCTTGCGGACCGCGTCTTCGCCGTCGCTCCCGCCCTGGACCGGGCCCTTCCCGCCGGGGAACTTGCCATGTACTGTTTCGGTGCGGGTGTCGAGGCGATGGAGGCGGGGAGCGTGGCGGAGGGGATCGAGCTGGCCCGGAATCTCGCCCAGGACGACGACCTCATACTGGTTTGCGGATCCCTCTTCACCGTCGGCGAGGCCCGCAGCCACCTGAAGTCGAGGAACTTCGAGCCGTTCAGAGGGTGA
- a CDS encoding LysE family translocator, whose translation MVSFSQLALFAVASTVLIFTPGPDIIYVMTRGVAQGRKAALAAAAGFALGNFAHTFFAIVGLSALITSSATAFACVRYAGAAYLMYIGYKMLKSRTSLVAEGAAGVLQSRVIFRQSILANVMNPKVALFFLAFFPQFVDRSRGGVPMQMLVLGSTFVVLTMLGFGVVALLSGEIGRWLNRGAGAGNRIGQAAGCILIGLGLRLAWPQR comes from the coding sequence ATGGTTTCCTTCTCCCAACTGGCCCTCTTCGCCGTCGCCTCCACCGTGCTCATCTTCACCCCCGGCCCCGACATCATCTACGTGATGACCCGCGGCGTCGCACAGGGGAGGAAGGCGGCCCTGGCCGCTGCCGCCGGGTTCGCGCTGGGCAACTTCGCACACACCTTCTTCGCCATCGTCGGCCTGTCCGCCCTCATCACCTCCTCGGCGACGGCGTTCGCCTGCGTCCGTTACGCGGGCGCCGCCTATCTCATGTACATCGGATACAAGATGCTGAAAAGCCGCACGTCGCTGGTAGCCGAGGGCGCGGCCGGCGTCCTGCAGAGCCGGGTCATCTTCCGGCAGAGCATCCTGGCCAATGTCATGAACCCCAAGGTGGCGCTCTTCTTCCTCGCCTTCTTCCCCCAGTTCGTGGACCGCTCCCGCGGCGGCGTCCCCATGCAGATGCTTGTCCTCGGGAGCACCTTCGTCGTCCTCACCATGCTCGGCTTCGGCGTGGTCGCGCTACTTTCGGGGGAGATCGGGCGCTGGCTCAACCGCGGCGCCGGCGCCGGGAACCGCATCGGCCAGGCCGCCGGCTGCATCCTCATCGGCCTGGGACTGCGCCTGGCCTGGCCGCAACGCTAG
- the rfbD gene encoding dTDP-4-dehydrorhamnose reductase translates to MILVVGSKGMLGQELMALYGDAARGVDVDEIDITDLESVQRVLLTLKPSVVINAAAYTDVDGCQSNTEQAMMVNSEGVGFLAMISKEIGAKLVQVSTDYIFDGQKGSPYLEDDLAAPLSVYGESKLGGEMNTWFNPDHLIVRTQWLYGHGGKNFVETMLKLGAEKKELTVVDDQIGSPTWTRDLALAIKALLDKGCQGTYHAANSGFVSWNGFAKEIFRLAGLDVAVLPMTTGQLNRPAPRPLYSTLDCGKLQQDTGFVPQPWQDALKRYLELRPA, encoded by the coding sequence ATGATTCTGGTAGTTGGCAGCAAAGGGATGCTGGGGCAGGAGTTGATGGCGCTGTACGGCGACGCCGCGCGCGGGGTCGATGTCGATGAGATCGACATCACGGACCTCGAATCGGTGCAGCGGGTGCTCCTCACCCTGAAGCCGTCCGTGGTGATCAACGCCGCCGCCTACACCGACGTGGATGGCTGCCAGTCCAACACCGAACAGGCCATGATGGTCAACAGCGAAGGGGTGGGCTTTCTCGCCATGATCAGCAAGGAAATCGGAGCCAAGCTGGTCCAGGTGAGCACGGACTACATCTTCGACGGCCAGAAGGGCTCGCCCTACCTGGAGGATGACCTCGCGGCTCCGCTCAGCGTCTACGGGGAGTCCAAACTGGGCGGCGAGATGAACACCTGGTTCAACCCGGACCACCTGATCGTGCGCACCCAGTGGCTCTACGGCCACGGCGGCAAGAATTTCGTTGAAACCATGCTGAAGCTGGGCGCGGAGAAGAAGGAGCTGACCGTGGTGGACGACCAGATCGGCTCCCCCACCTGGACCCGCGATCTCGCCCTCGCCATCAAGGCGCTGCTGGACAAGGGGTGCCAGGGGACCTACCACGCAGCCAACTCGGGGTTCGTGTCGTGGAACGGCTTCGCAAAGGAGATCTTCCGCCTGGCCGGGCTCGACGTCGCGGTCCTGCCGATGACCACCGGGCAGTTGAACCGCCCGGCGCCGCGCCCCCTTTATTCGACCCTGGACTGCGGGAAACTGCAGCAGGACACCGGGTTCGTGCCCCAGCCCTGGCAGGACGCGCTCAAGCGCTACCTGGAGTTGAGGCCGGCATAA
- a CDS encoding cupin domain-containing protein produces the protein MERGERPWGTYTVLDEHNGYKIKRIEVLPGQRLSLQMHHHRSEHWIVVSGTAKVTCGETVKIININESTFIPIGSTHRLENPGVIPLVIIEVQSGEYLGEDDIVRFQDDYHRVEAPGAESAVEAAVEPIV, from the coding sequence ATGGAACGCGGAGAGCGTCCCTGGGGAACATACACGGTCCTGGACGAGCATAACGGCTACAAGATCAAGCGCATCGAGGTGCTGCCGGGCCAGCGACTTTCGCTGCAGATGCACCATCACCGCAGCGAACACTGGATCGTGGTTTCCGGCACGGCCAAGGTCACCTGTGGCGAGACTGTGAAGATCATCAACATCAACGAGTCCACCTTCATCCCGATCGGGTCGACCCATCGACTGGAGAACCCCGGCGTGATACCGCTGGTGATCATCGAGGTGCAAAGCGGCGAGTACCTGGGCGAGGACGACATCGTCCGCTTCCAGGACGACTACCACCGTGTCGAGGCTCCTGGTGCGGAGAGCGCCGTCGAGGCGGCCGTGGAGCCCATCGTATAA
- a CDS encoding mannose-1-phosphate guanylyltransferase: MYIVILAGGSGTRFWPLSRKSTPKQLMSVFGGKSMLQRTVERVLPLAPKRVMVVTNALQAAETRAQLAYIDGVPVDVIEEPVGRNTAPAIGLAASVIARFDPDGIMVVLPADHYIVDEETFRATLAAARSVAVSGALVTLGITPTRPETGYGYIEACQHAESGAAPVKRFVEKPNLERAMEFLASGRFYWNSGMFVWSARAILDQIALHMPELSQALAKLSFETDVWDLSGLNPQVAEIYGGIKGESIDFGVMEKARDVQVIPASFGWSDVGSWSALPEVMEADAAGHVVINSTGAVSVGAKECLAYGNGKVVAFVGVSDLIVVDTPDALLVCSKAAAQDVKKVVEELERQGKQELL; encoded by the coding sequence ATGTACATCGTCATCCTCGCGGGCGGCTCCGGCACCAGGTTCTGGCCGCTGTCCCGCAAGAGCACCCCGAAGCAGCTCATGTCCGTTTTCGGCGGCAAGTCCATGCTGCAAAGGACTGTGGAGCGCGTCCTGCCGCTCGCCCCCAAGCGGGTAATGGTGGTCACCAACGCGCTGCAGGCCGCGGAGACCAGGGCCCAGCTGGCCTACATCGACGGGGTCCCGGTCGACGTGATCGAGGAGCCGGTGGGGCGCAACACGGCGCCTGCCATCGGCCTTGCCGCCTCCGTCATCGCCCGTTTCGATCCCGACGGGATCATGGTGGTGCTCCCCGCCGACCACTACATCGTCGACGAGGAGACCTTCCGTGCCACCCTGGCTGCCGCGCGTTCGGTCGCGGTGAGCGGCGCGCTGGTGACGCTGGGAATCACCCCGACGCGGCCGGAGACCGGCTATGGCTACATCGAGGCCTGCCAGCATGCGGAGTCAGGCGCGGCACCGGTAAAGCGCTTCGTGGAAAAGCCGAACCTGGAGCGTGCGATGGAGTTCCTCGCGTCCGGGCGCTTCTACTGGAACAGCGGCATGTTCGTCTGGTCCGCCCGCGCGATACTGGACCAGATCGCGTTGCACATGCCGGAACTCTCCCAGGCCCTGGCAAAGCTCAGCTTCGAGACCGACGTCTGGGACCTTTCCGGTCTGAACCCTCAGGTAGCCGAGATCTATGGCGGCATCAAGGGGGAGTCGATCGACTTCGGCGTCATGGAGAAGGCGCGGGACGTGCAGGTCATTCCCGCCTCCTTCGGCTGGAGCGACGTAGGCTCCTGGAGCGCCCTTCCCGAGGTGATGGAGGCGGACGCGGCGGGGCACGTGGTCATCAACTCGACGGGTGCCGTGTCGGTAGGAGCCAAGGAGTGTCTTGCCTATGGCAACGGTAAAGTGGTAGCCTTTGTCGGCGTCAGCGACCTGATCGTCGTGGACACCCCCGATGCCCTGCTCGTCTGCTCGAAAGCGGCCGCGCAGGACGTGAAGAAAGTGGTCGAGGAACTGGAGCGGCAGGGGAAGCAGGAACTGCTTTAA
- a CDS encoding LPS-assembly protein LptD, protein MADSVIYRRLTSDALAQGDVLLERGGDTMKGDQLSLNLATQKGELLNGELFIKKSNFRLRAPRLIKTGDEDYRVERGTFTTCDGEHPSWRFEATQVDVTLDEYATARNAVFYVDGVPIFYTPYLVFPANTERQSGLMIPKLGFSSKKGFYLDQPYYWAINPSQEATFDLDLESSRGVGAGVDYRYLRPNDSQGRLRAFGIYDTNQSKFRGEVQQKHLELLTPELTLASTVHMVSDRKYYLDYGEFSGEYNRQLLESSVSFDRRWQRYGLFGALRYDQDLEAPNNRATLQRLPTFGFIAAGEKVGPLFLSMDSSLTNFEHAQGPTGQRLVLHPRASYYAKPAGIFDFTLFGAFQQRLYNARGETPETGWRQIGQADGGGALSLPLERIYDGTLRHLLVPSLHYDYVQRRSDEDLPFYDYADRVLGQSIAYWSVANTFTRKYVREGMPDEYRDILYLKLSQGYQFSGQRRDLLTLVDEGNRLTDLMLESVVTPLKDLSLLVDGRYNTTDNVLSTANLGFQVKGEGRNQASVTYRHSRDQLDYLGAGVTFPLTSQVTADLLGRYSFDKGGFLESRYALEYRQQCWSVILAYSDRVSSHQVSGEKQFTINFSLAGLGSLGPIQTF, encoded by the coding sequence TTGGCCGACAGCGTCATCTATCGTCGCCTGACCAGCGACGCCCTGGCCCAGGGGGACGTGCTGCTTGAGCGCGGCGGCGACACCATGAAGGGTGACCAGCTCTCCCTGAACCTGGCGACCCAGAAAGGTGAACTCCTGAACGGGGAGCTGTTCATAAAAAAATCCAACTTCCGGCTGCGCGCCCCGCGTCTGATCAAGACGGGCGATGAGGATTACCGGGTCGAGCGCGGCACCTTCACCACCTGCGACGGCGAGCACCCGAGCTGGCGCTTCGAGGCGACGCAGGTCGACGTCACCCTGGACGAGTACGCGACCGCGAGAAACGCCGTCTTCTACGTCGACGGTGTCCCCATCTTCTATACCCCCTACCTGGTATTCCCGGCCAACACGGAGCGCCAGTCCGGCCTCATGATCCCGAAGCTCGGCTTCTCCTCCAAGAAGGGATTCTACCTGGACCAGCCCTATTACTGGGCCATCAACCCGAGCCAGGAGGCGACCTTCGACCTCGACCTGGAGAGCTCGCGCGGCGTCGGAGCCGGCGTCGATTACCGCTATCTCAGGCCCAACGACAGCCAGGGGCGCCTGCGCGCCTTCGGCATCTACGACACCAACCAGTCCAAGTTCCGCGGGGAGGTGCAGCAAAAGCACCTGGAGCTGCTGACGCCGGAGCTGACCCTCGCCTCCACCGTTCATATGGTTTCGGACCGCAAGTACTACCTCGACTACGGCGAGTTCTCGGGGGAGTACAACCGGCAGCTCCTGGAGTCGTCGGTCTCCTTCGACCGGCGCTGGCAGCGTTACGGTCTGTTCGGGGCGCTGCGCTACGACCAGGACCTCGAGGCGCCCAACAACCGCGCCACCCTGCAGCGCCTGCCGACCTTCGGCTTCATCGCGGCGGGCGAGAAGGTCGGGCCGCTCTTTCTTTCCATGGATTCCAGCCTGACCAACTTCGAGCACGCGCAGGGGCCGACCGGTCAGCGCCTCGTCCTGCATCCCCGCGCCAGCTATTACGCCAAGCCCGCCGGGATCTTCGACTTCACCCTGTTCGGCGCGTTCCAGCAGCGCCTGTACAACGCGCGCGGCGAGACCCCGGAGACCGGCTGGCGCCAGATCGGCCAGGCCGACGGCGGCGGTGCCCTGTCGCTGCCGCTGGAGCGGATCTACGACGGAACCTTGCGGCACCTGCTGGTACCGTCGCTGCACTACGACTACGTGCAGCGGCGCAGCGACGAGGACCTGCCGTTTTACGACTACGCCGACCGGGTGCTCGGACAGAGCATCGCCTACTGGTCCGTCGCCAACACCTTCACCCGCAAATACGTGCGGGAGGGGATGCCCGACGAGTACCGGGACATCCTCTACCTGAAGCTTTCCCAGGGGTACCAGTTCTCCGGTCAGCGCCGCGACCTCCTCACCCTGGTGGACGAGGGGAACCGCCTCACCGACCTGATGCTGGAAAGCGTGGTCACTCCGCTTAAGGACCTTTCCCTGCTGGTCGACGGGCGCTACAACACCACGGACAACGTGCTGTCGACGGCGAACCTCGGTTTCCAGGTCAAGGGGGAGGGGCGCAACCAGGCGAGCGTCACCTACCGTCACAGCCGCGACCAGCTCGATTACCTTGGCGCAGGGGTCACCTTCCCGCTCACCAGCCAGGTCACGGCCGATCTCCTTGGGCGCTACTCCTTCGACAAGGGGGGCTTCCTCGAGTCGCGCTACGCCCTGGAGTACCGGCAGCAGTGCTGGAGCGTGATCCTCGCCTACTCGGATCGGGTGAGCAGTCACCAGGTGAGCGGCGAGAAGCAGTTCACCATCAACTTCTCGCTGGCCGGGCTGGGATCGCTGGGACCGATTCAGACCTTCTAG
- a CDS encoding Na+/H+ antiporter NhaA: MHKQLSLLREFSVPLAAGVIAALVWANLAPGQYHHFLHDPLLAGLSIHFVTNDIFMAFFFGIAAVEITQSCLPGGDLHPLRRAVNPLLATVGGILGPVVLYLLLNAAFGTPALNRGWGIPTATDIALAWLAARFIFGKGHPAISFLLLLAIADDAVGLVIIALFYGDPLAPVQPQWLLLCGAALALCYLLRHCRVNNYWPYLIFGGALSWLGLHEAHLHPALALALVVPFLPHPPVEKRHMFDIDPDDLTPLSRFEHDWKLFVDIGLFVFGLVNAGVALGSVGPATWLVLASLICGKMIGIVLFGLMGSKLGFPLPIGVGLRELFATGLVAGIGFTVALFVAGEAFPGSEAGSSAKMGAMLSLFAFVPAALVMKMRRLTRGCA; the protein is encoded by the coding sequence ATGCATAAACAACTAAGCCTGCTCAGGGAATTCTCCGTCCCGCTGGCGGCGGGCGTCATCGCCGCGCTGGTCTGGGCGAACCTCGCCCCCGGGCAGTACCACCACTTCCTGCACGACCCGCTTTTAGCGGGTCTTTCTATTCACTTCGTCACCAACGACATCTTCATGGCGTTCTTCTTCGGCATCGCCGCCGTGGAGATAACCCAAAGCTGCCTGCCGGGGGGCGATCTGCACCCGTTGCGGCGTGCCGTCAACCCGCTGCTGGCCACGGTCGGCGGGATACTTGGGCCGGTCGTGCTCTATCTGCTCCTGAATGCCGCATTCGGCACTCCTGCCCTGAACCGTGGGTGGGGGATTCCGACTGCGACCGACATCGCGCTGGCCTGGCTCGCCGCGCGGTTCATCTTCGGGAAGGGACACCCGGCCATCTCCTTCCTGCTGCTTCTGGCGATTGCCGACGACGCGGTGGGGCTGGTCATCATAGCGCTTTTCTACGGCGACCCGCTTGCCCCGGTGCAGCCTCAATGGCTGCTTCTTTGCGGCGCCGCGCTGGCCCTTTGCTACCTGCTGCGGCACTGCAGGGTGAATAACTACTGGCCCTACCTCATTTTCGGGGGGGCTCTGAGCTGGTTGGGGTTGCATGAAGCCCACCTGCACCCGGCCCTGGCGCTGGCCCTCGTGGTCCCGTTCCTGCCGCACCCGCCGGTGGAGAAGCGCCACATGTTCGACATCGACCCTGACGACCTGACGCCGCTCTCCCGGTTCGAGCACGACTGGAAGCTGTTCGTCGATATCGGGCTTTTCGTTTTCGGGCTGGTGAACGCCGGCGTCGCCCTCGGCTCGGTCGGCCCCGCCACGTGGCTGGTACTGGCGTCCCTGATCTGCGGCAAGATGATCGGCATCGTGCTGTTCGGGCTCATGGGAAGCAAGCTCGGCTTCCCGCTCCCCATCGGGGTGGGGCTGCGCGAGCTGTTCGCAACCGGCCTCGTCGCCGGGATCGGTTTCACCGTGGCCCTGTTTGTAGCCGGAGAGGCATTCCCTGGCTCGGAAGCCGGTTCGTCGGCCAAGATGGGAGCCATGTTGAGTCTTTTTGCCTTCGTGCCCGCGGCCCTGGTGATGAAGATGCGCAGGCTCACGCGGGGCTGCGCCTAA
- the rfbB gene encoding dTDP-glucose 4,6-dehydratase, which translates to MQDLFTPTSLLVTGGAGFIGSNFINHFMAGNPGCRVINLDLLTYAGNLKNLTAVEGNASYRFVKGDICDAELVARLLAEEKVDAVAHFAAESHVDRSITGPDIFVRTNVLGTQTLLEASRLHAEKLPDFRFLQVSTDEVYGSLGAEGYFTEETPLAPNSPYSASKAGADLLVRAYFETFGLPTLNTRCSNNYGPYHFPEKLIPLMIHNILKKRSLPVYGDGLNVRDWLHVKDHSAAIERVLKRGRPGEIFNVGGNNEWKNIDIVKLVCDLMDERLGRAAGESRELITFVKDRKGHDRRYAIDASKLKRDLSWEPSYTFERGIAETIDWYLANQGWVEEVVSGAYREYYETQYGAA; encoded by the coding sequence ATGCAGGATCTGTTCACCCCCACCTCCTTACTGGTTACCGGAGGGGCGGGATTCATCGGTTCCAATTTCATCAACCACTTCATGGCGGGCAACCCGGGGTGCCGGGTGATCAACCTTGACCTCCTGACCTACGCGGGGAACCTGAAGAACCTGACGGCGGTGGAGGGAAATGCCAGCTACCGCTTCGTGAAGGGTGACATCTGCGACGCCGAGCTGGTGGCGCGCCTTTTGGCCGAGGAAAAGGTCGATGCCGTGGCCCATTTTGCCGCCGAATCGCACGTCGACCGCTCCATCACCGGTCCCGACATCTTCGTGAGAACCAACGTGCTGGGGACCCAGACCCTGCTGGAGGCGAGCAGGCTGCACGCCGAAAAGCTCCCCGACTTCCGCTTCCTGCAGGTTTCCACCGACGAGGTCTACGGCAGTCTCGGCGCCGAGGGGTACTTCACCGAGGAGACGCCGCTTGCGCCCAACTCCCCGTACTCCGCCAGCAAGGCCGGCGCCGACCTCCTGGTGCGCGCCTATTTCGAGACCTTTGGCCTGCCGACCCTGAACACCCGCTGCTCCAACAACTACGGTCCCTATCACTTCCCCGAAAAGCTGATCCCGCTCATGATCCACAACATCCTCAAGAAGCGTTCGCTGCCGGTGTACGGCGATGGCCTCAACGTGCGGGACTGGCTGCACGTGAAGGATCACTCCGCCGCCATCGAGCGCGTGCTGAAGCGGGGGAGGCCGGGGGAGATCTTCAACGTGGGGGGCAACAACGAGTGGAAGAACATCGACATCGTGAAGCTGGTCTGTGACCTGATGGACGAGCGCCTGGGGCGTGCCGCCGGCGAGAGCCGCGAGCTGATCACCTTCGTCAAGGACCGCAAGGGGCACGACCGGCGCTATGCCATCGACGCCTCAAAGCTGAAACGGGACCTCTCCTGGGAGCCGAGCTACACCTTCGAGCGCGGTATCGCCGAGACCATCGACTGGTACCTGGCCAACCAGGGGTGGGTCGAAGAGGTTGTCAGCGGCGCCTACCGCGAGTATTACGAGACGCAGTACGGGGCGGCATAA